One Solibacillus sp. FSL R7-0668 genomic region harbors:
- a CDS encoding primase C-terminal domain-containing protein — protein MNLVDVFDTLLPKGLLTYKKIGSKASLPKRVAAEKKDKQNRQGVLFAVREKAHFANGQVKGYILTSKESLLEDAGALSHFTPNVYRYGTYSDEKRSFIKGFSEENLQQINTFVVDIDTKRHTVNDLLLACLDESVGLPTWIIESDRGYQLYFVLETPLFITNKENFKGLKVAKRISDNIKRSLKCVDADIYCNDFGFFRMPTIENVKYMELQNTYTMHELIQWSMRRDDGERPLFVVPTQKVQDLTRTDWFDALIHTTNIKGQSGIIGRNNTLFTLALIGFAEGWEVERTENFLDEFNSRLDYPMNAADLKSTLNSAYSGKYSGPSKEYVESLLAHHVKNGDSFTVSFGNRAWYKFKKEREDRTRSHYDEWEQDIIEYITAEKQISGPFIWRTQKELCEAVGIAQSSLNELLKRSKQLIKTVTGKGRGAKTGWTTVTLFLQHVMHELQAAKARYRHLVVAMVEETVAELEPVAGFSELQAKLVKLLRTAPSVTHERQQNSSG, from the coding sequence ATGAATCTAGTCGACGTATTTGATACATTACTACCAAAAGGACTTTTAACATATAAAAAGATTGGCTCTAAAGCTAGTTTACCAAAGCGTGTTGCGGCGGAGAAGAAGGATAAACAAAATCGCCAGGGCGTGCTATTTGCGGTGCGTGAAAAAGCACACTTTGCGAATGGCCAAGTGAAGGGCTATATTTTAACGTCGAAAGAAAGTTTACTAGAGGACGCTGGTGCACTTTCGCATTTTACGCCAAACGTGTACCGTTACGGCACGTACTCAGATGAAAAGCGTTCGTTTATTAAAGGCTTCAGTGAGGAAAACCTGCAGCAAATTAACACATTTGTTGTGGATATCGACACAAAGCGTCATACGGTAAATGATTTACTACTGGCGTGCTTAGACGAATCGGTTGGTCTGCCAACATGGATCATTGAAAGTGACCGTGGCTACCAGCTGTATTTTGTGCTTGAGACGCCTCTGTTTATTACGAATAAAGAGAATTTCAAAGGACTAAAGGTCGCAAAGCGTATTAGCGACAACATTAAACGTAGTCTAAAGTGCGTGGATGCAGATATTTACTGCAACGACTTTGGCTTTTTCCGTATGCCAACAATAGAGAACGTGAAATATATGGAGCTACAAAATACATATACCATGCATGAGCTTATTCAGTGGTCGATGCGCCGTGATGACGGAGAGCGACCTCTATTTGTCGTGCCAACACAAAAGGTACAGGATCTTACGCGTACAGACTGGTTTGATGCACTGATTCATACAACAAACATAAAAGGGCAATCAGGCATCATTGGACGTAACAATACGTTATTTACACTGGCTCTTATTGGCTTTGCAGAAGGCTGGGAAGTGGAGCGTACAGAGAACTTTTTAGACGAGTTCAATAGTCGCTTGGACTATCCAATGAACGCAGCAGATTTAAAATCTACACTGAACTCGGCGTATTCAGGCAAGTATTCGGGCCCAAGTAAGGAATATGTAGAAAGCTTACTAGCACATCATGTGAAAAATGGTGATTCGTTTACAGTGTCATTTGGCAACCGGGCTTGGTACAAATTTAAAAAGGAGCGTGAAGACCGTACACGCAGCCACTACGACGAGTGGGAACAGGATATTATCGAATACATCACGGCTGAAAAACAAATTTCAGGACCGTTTATTTGGCGTACACAAAAAGAGCTGTGTGAAGCAGTGGGCATTGCACAAAGCTCGTTAAATGAACTATTAAAACGCTCGAAACAACTGATTAAAACAGTAACAGGTAAAGGTCGCGGAGCCAAAACGGGCTGGACGACTGTAACACTTTTCTTACAACACGTTATGCATGAGCTACAAGCTGCAAAAGCACGTTACCGTCATTTAGTAGTAGCGATGGTAGAGGAAACAGTAGCAGAGCTTGAGCCAGTGGCGGGCTTTAGTGAATTACAAGCAAAACTCGTAAAGCTTTTACGAACAGCCCCATCGGTGACGCACGAAAGACAGCAAAATAGCTCTGGTTAA
- a CDS encoding ParA family protein, translated as MAIKITLGNSKGGVGKTTTTCLLAISLAKHFNQRVLVVDFDAQADATDFLMRTFKNKTDLSDHPSIFTAIKDPKLSADTVIQLDPNLHIMPSGRELAGLDLLLFEKGAFGKFEAGLYLDLVIQQVEANYDFILYDVPPTSNIQNINAIVASDYYIGVMMTQAKSYRQMAGFLEESAKTATSAKASGYGYEGAKLLGILMYLENKKSNIDFTVISAALKTYGDNILYSRVYERERVKRYDLVPPNPKKFDHHDRNIFFMYDSLAQEILIRTGKLPEDTTKLRVEQLLELAKDELNGKDYTRLANAFDEAVFYRDEVLEDRGFNAGQLAAALRDLLKDTTPQKRKSLVSKIEAWIQTDQDLKTLEAELVN; from the coding sequence GTGGCAATCAAAATTACGTTAGGTAACAGTAAAGGAGGCGTTGGGAAAACAACGACAACCTGCTTACTGGCCATTTCACTAGCGAAGCATTTTAACCAGCGTGTCTTAGTCGTGGATTTCGATGCACAGGCAGATGCAACAGACTTTTTAATGCGTACATTTAAAAATAAGACAGACCTGAGTGATCACCCATCGATTTTCACAGCGATTAAAGACCCGAAGCTCTCAGCTGATACAGTCATCCAACTAGATCCAAACTTACATATCATGCCGAGTGGTCGTGAGCTTGCCGGGCTGGACCTTTTATTATTTGAAAAAGGAGCATTCGGGAAATTTGAAGCCGGTCTGTACCTTGACCTTGTCATTCAGCAGGTTGAAGCAAACTACGACTTTATTTTGTACGACGTTCCACCGACATCAAATATTCAAAACATCAATGCGATTGTGGCAAGTGACTACTATATCGGGGTTATGATGACGCAGGCAAAATCATACCGTCAAATGGCAGGCTTTTTAGAGGAATCTGCTAAAACAGCGACAAGTGCCAAAGCTTCTGGCTACGGCTACGAGGGCGCAAAACTACTTGGCATTTTAATGTATCTAGAAAATAAGAAGAGTAATATCGACTTTACCGTGATTTCAGCCGCATTAAAAACATACGGCGACAATATTCTTTATTCTCGCGTCTATGAGCGTGAGCGTGTCAAACGCTACGACCTGGTGCCACCAAACCCGAAAAAGTTTGACCACCATGACCGTAATATATTCTTTATGTATGATTCACTGGCACAGGAGATTTTAATTCGCACGGGCAAGCTACCAGAAGATACGACGAAATTACGCGTAGAGCAGCTGCTAGAGCTTGCGAAAGACGAATTGAATGGTAAAGACTATACTCGACTAGCAAATGCCTTTGACGAGGCTGTATTTTACCGTGACGAGGTATTAGAGGACCGTGGCTTTAATGCCGGACAACTTGCAGCAGCCTTACGTGATTTACTGAAGGACACGACACCACAAAAGCGTAAATCCCTTGTTTCAAAAATTGAGGCATGGATTCAAACAGACCAAGACCTAAAAACACTTGAAGCGGAACTGGTCAACTAG
- a CDS encoding tetracycline resistance efflux system leader peptide, protein MKCNECNRVQLKEGSVSLTL, encoded by the coding sequence ATGAAGTGTAATGAATGTAACAGGGTTCAATTAAAAGAGGGAAGCGTATCATTAACCCTATAA
- a CDS encoding AAA family ATPase, translated as MGSIKIRKVIYEGDNYSFESPRFSDGLQIIEAENGSGKTTFSSLISFGLGIYVPKFNFNSDKEEHHSEIKQDQNNYVQLLIDINNREYIIKRFFGNTSNIILVEENGATKSFDVYRNDGNIIFSDWLLNKLGIPIFDIYQGSKNFKINFWDLSRLIYYDQSSLVHKIFKEHRNSNNFVSDSALVRQTIFQVLLGKGFAEYHKVIGELNKLLKEKESLALALKNIKETYMKMGIDVEKFDKNNETQQLQNLNIREKRLNAYKQSIIAKPDSIKNTNKYLDELKSQFDSVKKANMSLEIEYENLLRELNDLQRLKVTLIDEINQIEKILLTHDKLMLFSINTCPCCLKEISKQENKCICGNDLEEGEYEKFFYTTDEYLTILKSKKKSINTIDNAIESCKVELENVKSKLVFSKKSVNDLIAEIEKLESDETKIIDSDLVGVNESLFKIKSAIEVIQNKLEFYSQFEKINKEFNGKDKATKLKQKELFILESQVNNDFSTQVEKFKSIYSDSLLAIEDSINHVDLNDDYLPIINNGTYKEASLAVLRKIAFYISLLLISVKDSDVLFPKFLLIDTPENLGIDDDKLNKGIGLLNLVYLEHERNYEVSINSTLPFQVILTTGEGKFPPFYSKYVVMKMSNGEKLLKKKN; from the coding sequence ATGGGAAGTATAAAAATTAGGAAAGTAATATATGAAGGGGATAACTATTCTTTTGAATCTCCACGTTTTTCTGATGGCCTACAAATAATTGAGGCTGAAAATGGTTCGGGTAAGACAACATTTAGCTCGTTGATTAGTTTTGGCTTGGGTATTTATGTTCCAAAGTTCAACTTCAATAGTGATAAGGAAGAACACCATAGTGAGATAAAACAGGATCAAAATAATTACGTACAGTTATTAATTGACATTAACAATCGAGAATATATTATTAAAAGGTTTTTTGGAAATACCTCAAATATTATTTTAGTAGAAGAAAATGGTGCAACTAAAAGTTTTGATGTTTATAGAAATGACGGTAACATAATTTTCTCTGATTGGTTATTAAATAAACTAGGAATACCCATTTTTGATATATATCAAGGTAGTAAAAATTTCAAGATTAACTTTTGGGATTTATCAAGGTTGATATATTATGATCAATCTTCATTAGTACATAAAATTTTTAAAGAGCATAGAAATTCAAATAATTTTGTTTCTGATTCTGCATTAGTTAGACAAACTATTTTTCAAGTGCTTTTAGGTAAAGGATTTGCTGAATATCATAAAGTAATAGGAGAATTGAATAAACTTTTAAAAGAAAAAGAAAGTTTAGCCTTAGCTCTTAAAAATATTAAAGAAACGTATATGAAGATGGGGATTGATGTTGAAAAATTTGATAAAAACAATGAAACTCAACAACTCCAAAATTTAAATATTAGAGAAAAAAGATTGAATGCATACAAACAAAGTATTATTGCTAAACCAGATAGCATTAAAAATACAAATAAATATTTAGATGAATTAAAATCACAGTTCGACTCAGTAAAAAAAGCAAATATGTCATTAGAAATAGAATATGAAAATTTATTAAGAGAACTAAACGATTTACAGAGATTAAAGGTCACATTAATTGATGAAATTAATCAAATAGAAAAAATTTTATTAACTCATGATAAATTAATGCTTTTTTCCATTAATACTTGCCCGTGCTGTTTAAAAGAAATTAGTAAGCAGGAAAATAAGTGTATTTGTGGTAATGATTTAGAAGAAGGAGAATATGAAAAATTCTTCTATACTACAGATGAATACTTAACTATTTTAAAATCAAAAAAGAAGTCTATAAATACAATTGATAATGCTATTGAAAGTTGTAAAGTTGAACTGGAAAATGTGAAATCTAAACTCGTATTTTCAAAAAAAAGCGTAAATGATTTAATCGCCGAAATTGAAAAATTAGAATCGGATGAGACAAAAATTATTGATTCGGATTTAGTTGGTGTGAATGAAAGTTTGTTTAAAATAAAGTCAGCAATAGAAGTAATCCAAAATAAACTAGAATTTTATAGTCAATTTGAAAAAATCAACAAGGAGTTTAATGGAAAAGATAAGGCAACAAAATTAAAACAAAAGGAGTTATTTATTTTAGAATCCCAAGTTAATAATGATTTTAGTACCCAAGTTGAAAAATTTAAATCTATTTATTCGGACAGCTTATTGGCGATTGAAGATAGTATTAATCATGTAGATTTAAATGATGATTATTTACCGATTATTAATAATGGTACTTATAAAGAAGCCAGTTTAGCAGTTTTGAGAAAAATTGCATTTTACATCTCATTACTATTAATTTCAGTTAAAGATTCGGATGTATTGTTTCCGAAATTTTTATTAATAGATACACCTGAGAATTTAGGAATTGATGATGACAAATTAAATAAGGGGATAGGCTTATTAAACTTAGTGTATTTAGAACATGAAAGGAATTATGAAGTTTCAATTAATAGCACCTTACCATTTCAGGTCATTTTAACAACAGGAGAGGGAAAATTCCCGCCATTCTATTCTAAATATGTTGTAATGAAAATGAGCAACGGTGAAAAATTGTTAAAGAAAAAGAATTAA
- a CDS encoding JAB domain-containing protein codes for MNRIKLKEVAELYGSAEQLSLEDTLYLLLGQSVKAEALQALTQLGATDLMELSFEEMLALGLTKAQAYKLKGAISLTRKFQKGAFIPNMVIRSPEDAANVAIQYLQGMKQEHFVAMFLDTKNQVKHFETIFIGSLNASIVHPRELYARAVKMSCAGILVFHNHPSQSLSPSPEDIDVTHRLAAAGEILGIQLIDHLIVNDTGFYSLKEHGLF; via the coding sequence ATGAATCGTATTAAATTAAAGGAAGTAGCAGAGCTTTATGGATCAGCAGAGCAGCTATCATTAGAGGATACGCTTTATTTATTATTAGGGCAATCTGTGAAAGCAGAGGCGTTACAAGCGTTAACCCAGCTTGGAGCAACGGATTTGATGGAGCTGTCCTTTGAAGAAATGTTAGCGTTAGGATTAACGAAAGCACAGGCATATAAATTAAAGGGAGCGATTAGTTTAACGCGTAAATTCCAAAAGGGAGCGTTTATACCGAATATGGTAATTCGTTCGCCTGAGGATGCAGCAAATGTAGCGATTCAGTATTTACAAGGTATGAAGCAGGAGCACTTTGTGGCAATGTTTTTAGATACGAAAAATCAAGTGAAGCATTTTGAAACGATTTTTATTGGTTCACTTAATGCGAGTATCGTACATCCACGTGAGTTGTACGCACGTGCTGTAAAGATGAGCTGTGCGGGGATTTTGGTGTTTCATAATCATCCCAGCCAGTCGCTCAGTCCGTCACCTGAAGATATTGATGTGACGCATCGACTTGCAGCTGCAGGGGAGATTTTAGGGATACAGTTAATTGATCATTTAATTGTGAATGATACAGGATTTTATAGTTTGAAGGAGCATGGGTTGTTTTAA
- a CDS encoding helix-turn-helix domain-containing protein: MITIQEAVRQRLEQLMNEQGLTISELARRSALRQSTVQDIAKGKSRNPSMQAVYQIASGLGLTLSEFTDDDCFGRIEKIPMKRNRTKEK, encoded by the coding sequence ATGATTACGATACAGGAGGCTGTTCGCCAACGATTAGAACAATTAATGAATGAACAGGGGCTTACGATTTCGGAATTAGCACGTCGCTCGGCATTAAGGCAATCAACAGTGCAGGATATTGCAAAAGGGAAGAGTCGAAATCCTTCCATGCAGGCGGTGTACCAAATTGCTTCAGGATTGGGGCTAACACTAAGTGAGTTTACGGATGACGATTGTTTTGGACGCATTGAAAAAATTCCAATGAAACGAAACCGAACAAAAGAGAAGTAG